In Granulicatella elegans, one genomic interval encodes:
- the plsX gene encoding phosphate acyltransferase PlsX, whose translation MVRIAIDAMGGDNAPKEIVAGAIQAAKEYPENEFQLYGDQESIQAVMTETLPNIRIIHCSEKVTSEDEPVKAVRRKKDASMVVAAQAVKDGEADALFSAGNTGGLLASGLLIVGRIKGIDRPGLMPVLPVVGKENRQFILMDVGANAQCKVQNLEQFAVLGSYYAKYVLNIENPTVGLLNNGTEEGKGNDLVKSVYPLLQENSSIHFVGNVEAREILNGIADVVVTDGFTGNAVLKTIEGTALTMMSLLKENILSQGITGKLGALLLKDTFRSLKNTLDYSQFGGAVLFGLKAPVVKAHGSSSASSVYFAMKQIDTIVRSGVVKDLFDYFEEN comes from the coding sequence ATGGTTAGAATTGCCATTGATGCGATGGGTGGAGACAATGCTCCTAAAGAAATTGTAGCAGGTGCTATTCAAGCTGCAAAAGAATATCCAGAAAATGAATTTCAATTATATGGAGATCAAGAAAGTATTCAAGCGGTGATGACAGAAACACTGCCGAATATTAGAATTATTCATTGTAGTGAAAAAGTAACGAGTGAAGATGAACCTGTTAAGGCTGTTCGTCGTAAAAAAGATGCTTCTATGGTAGTTGCAGCTCAAGCCGTGAAAGATGGCGAAGCAGATGCTCTATTTTCAGCAGGAAATACTGGTGGATTATTAGCAAGTGGTTTATTAATTGTTGGTCGTATTAAAGGAATTGATCGTCCAGGTTTAATGCCAGTTTTACCCGTTGTTGGAAAGGAAAATCGTCAATTTATTTTAATGGATGTTGGTGCAAATGCTCAATGTAAAGTACAAAATTTAGAACAATTTGCAGTCTTAGGTTCTTATTATGCAAAATATGTATTAAATATTGAAAATCCAACAGTTGGTTTATTAAATAATGGTACTGAAGAAGGGAAAGGGAATGATTTAGTCAAAAGTGTTTATCCACTTCTTCAAGAAAATTCATCGATTCATTTTGTTGGAAATGTTGAAGCAAGAGAAATTTTAAATGGAATTGCAGATGTTGTTGTAACAGATGGTTTTACAGGGAATGCTGTTTTAAAAACGATTGAAGGTACTGCTTTAACAATGATGAGTTTATTGAAGGAGAATATTTTAAGTCAGGGTATTACAGGTAAACTGGGGGCTTTATTATTAAAGGATACTTTCCGTTCATTGAAAAATACTTTGGATTATTCGCAATTTGGTGGGGCTGTTTTATTTGGATTGAAAGCTCCTGTAGTGAAGGCGCATGGTTCTTCTAGTGCAAGTAGTGTTTATTTTGCGATGAAGCAAATTGATACGATTGTTCGAAGTGGCGTGGTGAAAGATTTGTTCGATTATTTTGAGGAGAACTAG
- a CDS encoding co-chaperone GroES: MLKPLKDRVVIQMVEQEEKTAGGLFLPTAAQEKLQFATVLAVSEFTEEKDRQVQVGDRVVFEKYTGTEVKLDGQEYIIVKEQDIIAIVQ, encoded by the coding sequence ATGTTAAAACCGTTAAAAGATCGTGTTGTTATTCAAATGGTAGAACAAGAAGAAAAAACAGCGGGAGGATTATTTTTACCAACTGCTGCACAAGAAAAATTACAATTTGCGACAGTATTAGCTGTGAGTGAATTTACAGAAGAAAAAGATCGTCAAGTTCAAGTAGGAGACCGTGTTGTCTTTGAAAAATATACAGGAACTGAAGTGAAATTAGATGGTCAAGAATATATTATTGTAAAAGAACAAGATATTATTGCAATTGTACAATAA
- the groL gene encoding chaperonin GroEL (60 kDa chaperone family; promotes refolding of misfolded polypeptides especially under stressful conditions; forms two stacked rings of heptamers to form a barrel-shaped 14mer; ends can be capped by GroES; misfolded proteins enter the barrel where they are refolded when GroES binds) gives MVKDIKFSEDARASMLRGVDILANTVKVTLGPKGRNVVLEKAFGSPLITNDGVTIAKEIELEDHFENMGAKLVAEVASKTNDIAGDGTTTATVLTQAIVREGLKNVTAGANPVGIRRGIELATRAAVEELHKISRPVESKEAIAQVAAISSGSQEVGSLIAEAMEKVGNDGVITIEESKGIETELDVVEGMQFDRGYLSQYMVTDNDKMVAHLDNPFILITDKKVSNIQEIIPLLEQIVQQGRALLIIADDVDGEALPTLVLNKLRGTFNVVAVKAPGFGDRRKAMLEDIAVLTGAQVITEDLGLELKDATLAQLGTAGKVVVSKDNTTIVEGAGSKELIANRVALIRSQAQDTTSDFDREKLQERLAKLSGGVAVIKVGAATETELKEKKLRIEDALNATRAAVEEGIVSGGGTALVNVQKTVDALELEGDEATGAKIVSRSLEEPLRQIATNAGLEGSVIVAHLKNQELGIGYNAASDEWVNMIEAGIVDPTKVTRSALQNAASVSALLLTTEAVVADKPIPAAPAMPGMDPGMGMM, from the coding sequence ATGGTAAAAGATATTAAGTTTTCGGAAGATGCAAGAGCATCGATGCTACGTGGAGTAGATATTTTAGCAAATACAGTAAAAGTAACTTTAGGGCCTAAAGGTCGTAATGTTGTATTAGAAAAAGCATTTGGTTCTCCATTAATCACAAATGATGGGGTAACAATTGCAAAAGAAATTGAATTAGAAGATCATTTTGAAAATATGGGTGCAAAATTAGTCGCAGAAGTAGCATCTAAAACAAATGATATTGCCGGAGATGGAACAACAACTGCAACAGTTTTAACGCAAGCAATCGTTCGTGAAGGTTTAAAAAATGTAACTGCAGGGGCAAATCCAGTAGGCATTCGTCGTGGAATTGAATTAGCGACACGTGCTGCTGTAGAAGAATTACACAAAATTTCTCGTCCTGTAGAATCAAAAGAAGCAATTGCGCAAGTAGCGGCTATTTCTTCAGGATCTCAAGAAGTCGGTAGTTTAATTGCAGAAGCAATGGAAAAAGTAGGCAACGATGGTGTTATTACAATTGAAGAATCAAAAGGTATTGAAACGGAATTAGATGTTGTAGAAGGAATGCAATTTGATCGTGGTTACTTATCTCAATATATGGTAACAGATAATGATAAAATGGTGGCTCATCTAGACAATCCATTTATTTTAATTACAGATAAAAAAGTTTCTAATATTCAAGAAATTATTCCATTATTAGAACAAATCGTTCAACAAGGTCGTGCATTATTAATTATTGCGGACGATGTAGATGGAGAAGCATTGCCAACATTAGTTTTAAATAAATTACGTGGAACATTTAATGTAGTTGCTGTTAAAGCTCCAGGATTTGGTGACCGCCGTAAAGCGATGTTAGAAGATATTGCTGTATTAACAGGAGCTCAAGTTATTACAGAAGATTTAGGCTTAGAATTAAAAGATGCTACATTAGCACAATTAGGTACAGCTGGAAAAGTAGTTGTTTCTAAAGATAATACAACAATTGTTGAAGGTGCAGGTTCAAAAGAATTAATTGCGAATCGTGTAGCTTTAATTCGTTCTCAAGCACAAGATACAACAAGTGATTTTGATCGTGAAAAATTACAAGAACGTTTAGCAAAATTATCAGGTGGAGTAGCTGTTATTAAAGTAGGTGCTGCAACTGAAACAGAATTGAAAGAGAAAAAATTACGTATTGAAGATGCTTTAAATGCCACACGTGCTGCTGTTGAAGAAGGAATCGTTTCTGGTGGTGGAACTGCACTAGTGAATGTTCAAAAAACAGTAGATGCTTTAGAATTAGAAGGTGATGAAGCAACTGGAGCGAAAATTGTTTCTCGTTCATTAGAAGAACCACTTCGTCAAATTGCAACAAATGCTGGATTAGAAGGTTCTGTAATTGTGGCTCATTTGAAGAATCAAGAGTTAGGAATTGGATATAATGCAGCAAGTGATGAATGGGTAAATATGATTGAAGCAGGAATTGTAGATCCTACTAAAGTAACTCGTTCTGCTTTACAAAATGCAGCATCTGTATCTGCTTTATTATTAACAACAGAAGCAGTTGTTGCAGATAAACCAATCCCCGCTGCACCAGCAATGCCTGGAATGGATCCAGGAATGGGTATGATGTAA
- a CDS encoding ECF transporter S component — translation MKKNRFLTLTALLTAIAIVVPIIMPFKIVIPPASYTLGSHVAIFIAMFLSPWMTVFVVLGSTLGFLLAGFPFIIVLRAFSHILFGTLGALYFRKFPNILENKKSSWLFNIVLAIIHAIGEVFVCFVFYSVTGQDLQKLLYVLFVLVGVGTMIHSMVDYVIAIGIYRSLQKIHKREG, via the coding sequence ATGAAGAAAAATAGATTTTTAACGTTAACAGCCTTACTAACAGCAATTGCGATTGTAGTTCCGATTATAATGCCATTCAAAATTGTCATTCCACCGGCATCCTATACTTTAGGAAGTCACGTAGCTATATTTATTGCGATGTTTCTTTCTCCTTGGATGACGGTATTTGTTGTATTAGGTTCAACACTTGGATTTTTATTAGCGGGTTTTCCATTTATTATTGTATTACGAGCTTTTTCTCATATTTTATTTGGGACATTAGGGGCGCTTTATTTTAGAAAATTCCCGAATATTTTAGAAAATAAAAAATCTTCCTGGTTATTTAATATTGTTTTAGCAATTATCCATGCGATAGGTGAAGTTTTTGTATGTTTTGTCTTTTATAGTGTGACAGGACAAGATCTTCAAAAATTATTGTATGTCTTATTTGTCTTAGTGGGAGTTGGTACGATGATTCATAGTATGGTAGACTATGTAATAGCGATTGGTATTTATCGTTCTTTACAGAAAATTCATAAGAGAGAGGGTTAA
- a CDS encoding transcription repressor NadR gives MTITRRKQLLTLLKESSSAINGQQLADHFHVTRQIIVQDIAILRADGEEIISTNRGYIHSASKQPQQMHRLFKVKHTIDDIEEELVAIVDNGGRVKTVLVDHPVYGEIQTLLKMTCRRDIVHFMKQVEETEFRPLSEITDGVHYHLVEADTKQDLDEIERALRKLGFLIEDSL, from the coding sequence GTGACCATTACACGTAGAAAGCAATTATTGACTTTATTAAAAGAATCTTCATCAGCGATTAACGGACAGCAATTAGCGGACCATTTTCATGTGACAAGACAAATTATTGTTCAGGATATTGCAATTTTGCGTGCAGATGGGGAAGAAATTATTTCGACGAATCGAGGATATATTCATTCTGCTTCTAAGCAACCGCAACAAATGCATCGTTTGTTTAAAGTGAAACATACGATTGATGATATTGAAGAAGAGTTAGTTGCTATTGTGGATAATGGTGGAAGAGTTAAAACGGTATTAGTGGATCATCCTGTTTATGGGGAAATTCAAACATTATTGAAAATGACTTGTCGTAGAGATATTGTTCATTTTATGAAGCAAGTAGAGGAAACGGAATTTCGTCCATTGTCTGAGATTACGGATGGGGTTCATTATCATTTAGTGGAAGCTGATACGAAGCAAGATTTAGATGAAATTGAACGAGCTTTGAGAAAGTTGGGGTTTTTAATCGAGGACTCTTTATAA
- a CDS encoding SMI1/KNR4 family protein, whose translation MSLIQQAFTKVQLNPATPIHHQWTIGDLPESYLQWIQQEGAGYFLQSKIDTIESTRFGLDYTLLNGIAGLEQGNWMSLLDNYFLPEETGLPNYFIPFFKDESVYYCFDYLEKRKEPTIRLIDVEMDQWLTIASSFEDLIDSLKPHTELVTFDHRHWVSLHTRRQQLGLFHPDNFQILLEIEEEEDFNSYIYWLAKGLEQNPPISSIAQEALDFLLEYRKQELENSPAYKLIQQN comes from the coding sequence ATGTCACTCATTCAACAAGCGTTTACAAAAGTACAATTAAATCCTGCTACACCTATCCATCATCAATGGACTATTGGAGACTTGCCTGAAAGTTATTTACAATGGATTCAACAGGAAGGTGCGGGTTATTTTCTTCAATCAAAGATTGATACAATCGAATCTACTCGTTTTGGATTAGACTATACTCTATTAAATGGCATTGCAGGATTAGAACAGGGAAATTGGATGAGTTTATTGGATAACTATTTTTTACCTGAAGAAACGGGGTTGCCTAATTACTTTATTCCATTTTTTAAAGATGAATCTGTTTACTATTGTTTTGATTATCTTGAAAAAAGAAAAGAACCTACCATTCGTCTCATAGATGTAGAAATGGATCAATGGCTAACGATTGCTTCTTCCTTTGAGGACTTAATCGATTCTCTAAAACCTCATACTGAACTAGTAACATTCGACCATCGTCATTGGGTAAGCCTTCATACTCGCAGACAACAATTAGGGTTATTTCATCCTGATAATTTTCAAATACTGTTAGAAATTGAAGAGGAAGAAGATTTTAACAGTTATATTTACTGGCTTGCGAAAGGCTTAGAACAAAATCCCCCAATTTCTTCCATTGCACAAGAAGCACTCGATTTTTTATTGGAATACCGAAAACAAGAATTAGAAAACTCTCCAGCATACAAATTGATTCAACAGAATTAA
- a CDS encoding LemA family protein, with protein MTLWIILGIIAVIIIWGVSAYNGLVKLKNWVGEAAAQIDVQLGRRNDLIPNLVETVKGYAKHEQETLSQVIAMRNQLTNMGSNASVQEKMDVSNQLSGTLKTIFALSESYPDLKANTNFIKLQEELTNTENKIAYSRQLYNSSVAQYNIKIQTIPNNIIANIGGFTKEAMLEIPTEAREVPKVQF; from the coding sequence ATGACATTATGGATTATTTTAGGAATTATTGCAGTAATCATTATCTGGGGAGTATCTGCATATAATGGCTTAGTAAAATTAAAAAACTGGGTAGGCGAAGCTGCTGCTCAAATTGATGTTCAATTAGGAAGAAGAAATGACTTAATTCCAAATTTAGTAGAAACTGTTAAAGGTTATGCTAAACATGAACAAGAAACACTTTCTCAAGTAATTGCAATGAGAAATCAATTAACAAATATGGGAAGTAATGCTTCTGTTCAAGAAAAAATGGATGTTTCAAATCAATTAAGTGGAACATTGAAAACAATTTTTGCGCTATCAGAAAGCTATCCTGATTTAAAAGCAAATACAAACTTTATTAAACTACAAGAAGAATTAACAAATACAGAAAATAAAATTGCTTATTCTCGTCAATTATATAATTCAAGCGTGGCACAATATAACATTAAAATTCAAACGATTCCAAATAATATTATTGCAAATATTGGTGGATTTACAAAAGAAGCAATGTTAGAAATTCCAACAGAAGCACGTGAAGTGCCAAAAGTTCAATTTTAA
- the htpX gene encoding zinc metalloprotease HtpX, translated as MMYEQIAANKRKTWVVVGFYLILFLLVGIALGYTLIDNAVAGMVIALVAGGLYTMMMMSQSTDVVMRLNHAREVTEYHEAPQLWHIVEDMAMIAKVPRPRIFVIQDDSPNAFATGSSPEKAAVAVTTGLLQRLNREELEGVLAHEFAHIRNYDVRLQTIAIALGAVIAILVQFGSRMMFWGRTSRRSKDDENGLAAIMMVISIFAMILGPLMSTILQLAISRNREYLADATAVEFTRNPQGLISALEKISEAPAMEEADPQSATLYIANPFKKGNEEKDSWFATHPATSNRIKRLREM; from the coding sequence ATGATGTATGAACAAATTGCTGCCAATAAAAGAAAAACTTGGGTGGTAGTAGGATTCTATCTTATATTATTTTTACTGGTAGGTATTGCTTTAGGATACACACTAATAGATAATGCTGTTGCAGGAATGGTTATTGCATTAGTGGCAGGTGGGCTATATACCATGATGATGATGAGTCAATCAACAGATGTTGTGATGCGATTAAATCATGCTCGTGAAGTGACAGAATATCATGAAGCACCGCAATTATGGCATATTGTAGAAGATATGGCGATGATTGCAAAAGTTCCAAGACCAAGAATATTTGTGATTCAAGATGACTCTCCGAATGCATTTGCAACAGGTAGTTCGCCTGAAAAAGCTGCAGTTGCTGTAACAACAGGTTTATTACAACGTTTGAATCGTGAGGAATTAGAAGGAGTTTTAGCTCATGAATTTGCTCATATTCGAAATTATGATGTAAGGTTGCAAACTATTGCAATTGCGCTTGGCGCAGTCATTGCTATTTTAGTGCAATTTGGAAGTCGAATGATGTTTTGGGGAAGAACTTCTAGACGGTCAAAAGATGATGAAAATGGACTAGCAGCGATTATGATGGTGATTTCCATTTTTGCAATGATATTAGGACCATTGATGTCTACTATTTTACAATTAGCAATTTCAAGAAATCGTGAATATTTAGCAGATGCTACAGCGGTAGAATTTACACGTAATCCTCAAGGGTTGATTTCAGCACTGGAAAAAATTTCTGAAGCCCCAGCGATGGAAGAAGCAGATCCTCAAAGTGCAACATTATATATTGCTAATCCTTTTAAAAAAGGAAATGAAGAAAAAGATTCTTGGTTTGCTACACATCCAGCAACAAGTAATCGCATTAAACGTTTGAGAGAAATGTAA
- a CDS encoding lipoate--protein ligase, producing the protein MYYVKNQRNGKEIYDATTNLAIEYFLLNEKKLDEPILLFYVNENAIIIGKNQNTYEEVNQDGVDSLKVQVVRRFSGGGAVYHDMGNICFCFITEDDGDSFRDFGKFTQPVIRALHKMGATGAELQGRNDLLIDGKKFSGNAMYSNNGRLTAHGTLMLDVDVTILPQLLRPKADKIASKGIKSVRSRVTNIKPYLAEEFQDLDILQFREVLLKNIFEVEDTSLIKEYVLTDEDWEKIEVLRKTYFNNPDWNYGKNPKFALTQSKRTTAGQVEFHLNVEQNHIKEIKINGDFFGLGEISDVEEKLTGVEYQRDAVSTVFESIDIRKYFGNVTAEELVELLLS; encoded by the coding sequence ATGTATTATGTAAAAAATCAACGGAATGGGAAAGAAATCTATGATGCCACAACAAATTTGGCAATCGAATATTTTTTATTAAATGAGAAAAAATTAGATGAGCCGATTTTGTTATTTTATGTCAATGAAAATGCGATTATTATTGGGAAAAATCAAAATACTTATGAAGAAGTCAATCAAGATGGGGTTGATTCATTAAAAGTTCAAGTGGTTCGTCGTTTTTCAGGTGGGGGAGCTGTTTATCATGATATGGGAAATATTTGTTTCTGCTTTATTACAGAAGATGATGGAGATAGTTTCCGTGATTTTGGTAAATTTACACAACCTGTCATTCGTGCGTTACATAAAATGGGGGCAACTGGCGCTGAACTTCAAGGGAGAAATGATTTACTCATCGATGGAAAGAAATTCTCAGGGAATGCGATGTATTCAAATAACGGTCGTTTAACGGCTCATGGAACCTTGATGCTGGATGTGGACGTGACGATTTTACCGCAATTATTACGTCCAAAAGCGGATAAAATTGCATCAAAAGGAATTAAATCAGTTCGTTCACGTGTTACAAATATTAAGCCTTATTTGGCAGAAGAATTCCAAGATTTAGATATTTTACAATTTAGAGAAGTGTTATTGAAAAATATTTTCGAAGTGGAAGATACTTCATTGATTAAAGAATATGTTTTGACAGATGAAGACTGGGAAAAAATTGAAGTATTGAGAAAGACATACTTTAATAATCCTGATTGGAACTATGGAAAAAATCCAAAATTTGCGTTAACACAATCAAAACGTACAACAGCAGGACAAGTTGAATTCCACTTAAATGTTGAACAAAATCATATTAAAGAGATTAAAATTAATGGAGATTTCTTCGGTCTTGGAGAAATTAGTGATGTAGAAGAAAAATTAACAGGAGTAGAATACCAAAGAGATGCAGTTTCAACAGTATTCGAATCGATTGATATTCGTAAATATTTTGGAAATGTGACTGCTGAAGAATTAGTAGAGTTATTATTGAGTTAA
- a CDS encoding adaptor protein MecA, with product MEMERINDDTILVRIENEDLQERGTSVPELLANPIEIEEFFHSILVEMDVIDQFEDSEGMSFQVMPNPEGIELYVTKYVEKKDTEPDSERFVRNLVDTIQHSLGQRMGKSKKEKKVETPVEKEKTLEPLDCTVFFDSFEDFVQLAKMYPYNVQKSSLYRYSNYYFLHVYQDVFGGEDFTADLALLREFGEFSRVSWEVIQEYGEVMIKEKAIETAKKYFK from the coding sequence ATGGAAATGGAACGCATTAATGATGATACTATTTTAGTAAGAATTGAAAATGAAGATTTACAAGAACGTGGCACTTCTGTTCCAGAGTTGTTAGCCAATCCTATAGAAATAGAAGAATTTTTCCATAGTATTTTAGTTGAGATGGATGTCATTGATCAATTTGAAGATTCTGAAGGTATGAGTTTCCAAGTGATGCCAAATCCAGAAGGTATTGAATTATATGTTACAAAGTATGTTGAAAAAAAAGATACTGAACCAGATAGCGAACGTTTCGTTCGAAATTTAGTCGATACGATTCAACATTCTTTAGGACAGCGAATGGGGAAATCGAAAAAGGAGAAAAAAGTAGAGACGCCGGTTGAAAAAGAAAAAACATTGGAGCCGTTGGATTGTACAGTCTTTTTTGACTCATTTGAGGATTTTGTCCAATTAGCAAAAATGTATCCATATAATGTTCAAAAATCATCTTTATATCGATATAGTAACTATTATTTTCTACATGTATACCAAGATGTTTTTGGAGGAGAAGATTTCACTGCGGATTTAGCACTTTTAAGAGAATTCGGTGAATTTTCTAGAGTGTCTTGGGAAGTTATACAAGAATATGGAGAAGTAATGATAAAAGAAAAAGCGATTGAAACAGCTAAAAAATATTTTAAATAA
- the argS gene encoding arginine--tRNA ligase, with protein MDYKKIVAEQIHKTISEHLSFEEIYKMIEVPKYAEQGDLAFPAFSLAKVLRKAPQAIAQEIVEAVADEHISQAVAMGPYANFFLSKGKFADETLHTVLEQREEYGNFDFGQGRNVVVDMSSPNIAKPMSMGHLRSTVIGNAIVNLEKKVGYNPIKVNHLGDWGTQFGKLIVAYKKWGTKEAVEQDPIAELLRLYVKFHDEAESDSSLEDEGRAWFKKLEDGDAEAEELWNWFKSESLKEFNRVYDILGITFDSYNGEAFYNDKMDPIVEYLENNGITTVDRGATVVHLDKYDLPPALIKKSDGATLYITRDLAAAHYRKETYDFAKNIYVVGNEQANHFRQLKAVLNEMGRDWQENMIHVGFGLITLGGKKLSTRKGKIVLLEEVLREAEELALKQIEAKNPNLPNKEQVAKQVGVGAVIFHDLKNDRTNNFDFNLEEVVQFEGETGPYVQYTRARAMSILRKAGVSVDLTQALSLEDDYAWEVLKQIENYPNIVKYAESKFEPSVISKYVISLAQAFNKYYANSRILQEDEGLNARLALVEATAVILKQGLAILGVESPDEM; from the coding sequence ATGGATTATAAAAAGATAGTTGCAGAACAAATTCATAAAACAATTAGTGAACATTTATCGTTTGAAGAAATTTATAAAATGATTGAAGTTCCAAAATATGCAGAACAAGGAGATTTAGCTTTCCCAGCATTCTCACTTGCAAAAGTATTACGTAAAGCGCCTCAAGCAATTGCACAAGAAATCGTTGAAGCAGTTGCTGATGAACATATTAGCCAAGCAGTAGCAATGGGACCTTATGCAAACTTCTTCCTATCAAAAGGTAAATTTGCAGATGAAACATTACACACTGTTTTAGAACAAAGAGAAGAATATGGTAACTTTGACTTCGGTCAAGGACGCAATGTTGTAGTGGATATGTCAAGTCCAAATATTGCGAAACCAATGTCAATGGGGCACTTACGTTCAACAGTTATTGGGAATGCCATTGTAAACTTAGAGAAAAAAGTTGGTTATAACCCAATTAAAGTGAATCACCTAGGAGACTGGGGAACACAATTCGGTAAATTAATCGTTGCTTATAAAAAATGGGGAACAAAAGAAGCCGTTGAACAAGATCCAATCGCAGAATTATTACGTTTATATGTAAAATTCCATGATGAAGCAGAAAGTGACAGTTCATTAGAAGATGAAGGTCGTGCATGGTTCAAGAAATTAGAAGATGGCGATGCAGAAGCAGAAGAACTATGGAATTGGTTCAAATCTGAATCATTAAAAGAATTCAATCGTGTGTATGACATTTTAGGAATTACATTTGATTCTTATAATGGTGAAGCTTTCTATAATGATAAAATGGATCCAATTGTTGAATATTTAGAAAATAATGGGATTACAACAGTCGACCGTGGAGCAACAGTTGTTCACTTAGATAAATATGACTTACCACCTGCATTAATCAAAAAATCAGATGGTGCTACATTATACATTACACGTGACTTAGCGGCAGCACATTACCGTAAAGAAACTTATGATTTTGCGAAAAACATTTACGTTGTAGGGAATGAACAAGCAAACCACTTCAGACAATTAAAAGCTGTTTTAAATGAAATGGGTCGTGATTGGCAAGAAAACATGATTCACGTTGGCTTTGGTTTAATTACATTAGGTGGTAAAAAATTATCAACACGTAAAGGTAAAATTGTCTTATTAGAAGAAGTTTTACGTGAAGCTGAAGAATTAGCCTTAAAACAAATTGAAGCTAAAAATCCAAACTTACCTAATAAAGAACAAGTTGCAAAACAAGTTGGGGTAGGTGCGGTAATCTTCCACGATTTGAAAAATGATCGTACAAACAACTTTGACTTCAACTTGGAAGAAGTTGTTCAATTTGAAGGAGAAACTGGACCTTATGTTCAATATACTCGTGCTCGTGCAATGAGTATTTTAAGAAAAGCAGGAGTTTCAGTTGATTTAACTCAAGCATTATCATTAGAAGATGACTATGCATGGGAAGTATTAAAACAAATTGAAAATTATCCAAATATTGTGAAATATGCAGAAAGCAAATTTGAACCTTCTGTGATTTCTAAATATGTGATTTCTCTAGCGCAAGCCTTCAATAAATACTATGCAAACAGCCGTATCTTACAAGAAGATGAAGGACTAAATGCTCGTTTAGCATTAGTGGAAGCAACAGCTGTTATCTTAAAACAAGGTCTTGCAATTTTAGGAGTAGAATCACCAGACGAAATGTAG